In Rhea pennata isolate bPtePen1 chromosome 8, bPtePen1.pri, whole genome shotgun sequence, one genomic interval encodes:
- the BTBD19 gene encoding BTB/POZ domain-containing protein 19 isoform X2, translating to MGRAAAGRPPPPPPLPPPPPAAAAAAGALLPPVSGLLRVPPARSRQRPMARSCSARLHGEAAAFTAALRSLVNNPQFSDVTFVVGQEKREVFAHRCVLACRCQAFQGMLSQVPAGGEGPPGSVPPQGPLVLGNVQPEVFLAVIEFLYTNCVTLNSHIALEVLTSSVEYGLQDLCKLCVEFLKETLSVEQVCEALQAAVTYGQADLQQHCLAFIEGCTAAVVRTRGFHELSDAALARVLRSDRLAVDELELVQAVREWAHVSSAVLERPVPEVAALPVRELRLPLLAPSELATLESHNRRDRLIPVESIAAAWRCHALRKGGGVPSRLCRPRRGTRPRDHHRHLHPRAK from the exons ATGGGCCGtgccgcggccggccggcctcctcctcctcctcctcttcctcctcctccccccgccgccgccgccgccgccggggccctcCTGCCTCCCGTCTCCGGCCTGCTCCGCGTTCCTCCGGCGCGCTCCCGGCAGCGGCCCATGGCCCGCTCCTGCTCGGCGCGGCTGCACGGCGAGGCGGCCGCCTTCACCGCCGCCCTCCGCTCCCTCGTCAACAACCCGCAGTTCAG CGACGTGACATTCGTGGTGGGCCAGGAGAAGCGGGAGGTGTTTGCACACCGCTGCGTCCTGGCCTGCCGCTGCCAGGCCTTCCAGGGGATGCTGAGCCAGGTGCCGGCGGGTGGCGAGGGTCCCCCTGGCAGCGTCCCACCGCAGGGCCCCCTCGTCCTGGGCAACGTGCAGCCCGAGGTCTTCCTGGCCGTCATTGAGTTCCTCTACACCAACTGCGTGACCCTCAACAGCCACATT gccctggAGGTGCTGACCTCGTCGGTGGAGTATGGCCTGCAGGACCTGTGCAAG CTCTGCGTCGAGTTCCTCAAGGAGACGCTGAGCGTGGAGCAGGTCTGCGAGGCGCTGCAG GCCGCGGTGACCTACGGGCAGGCGGATctccagcagcactgcctgGCGTTCATCGAGGGCTGCACGGCG GCGGTCGTGCGGACGCGGGGCTTCCACGAGCTGTCGGACGCGGCGCTGGCGCGGGTGCTGCGCAGCGACCGCCTGGCCGTCGACGAGCTGGAGCTGGTGCAGGCCGTGCGGGAGTGGGCGCACGTGAGCTCG GCCGTGCTGGAGCGCCCGGTGCCCGAGGTGGCCGCGCTGCCCGTCCGCGAGCTCCGCTTGCCCTTGCTGGCGCCCAGCGAGCTGGCGACGCTGGAGAGCCACAACCGGCGGGACCGGCTCATCCCG GTGGAGAGCATCGCGGCGGCCTGGCGGTGCCACGCGCTGAGGAAGGGCGGCGGCGTGCCCTCGCGCCtctgccggccccggcggggcacGCGGCCCCGCGACCACCACCGCCACCTGCACCCCCGCGCCAAGTAG
- the DYNLT4 gene encoding dynein light chain Tctex-type 4, whose translation MAKQESALPLPAVAPDGAEAPLPRAAPGGTHHGSQPPDAPARPTAPAKSTEEGKLLPSRRSSILSTLNAPFASRRSSLGAAPGGKRPAAGPWMLHSRVSFSGLPLFQPIQETRYENTYKMQPDEGCKFNACRVQRVLESALASSLGDVVYGAQSGTQLAHSLADLVRSRAKEVVPPRYKLVCHVLLGQRGQQSMLVASRALWDPQSDSFASATFSNASLFAVATVHGLYFE comes from the coding sequence ATGGCCAAGCAGGAGTCGGCCCTGCCGCTACCGGCAGTGGCTCCAGACGGCGCTGAagcccccctgccccgggcagCACCGGGGGGCACGCACCACGGCTCCCAGCCCCCCGATGCGCCGGCCCGGCCCACGGCCCCGGCGAAGAGCACCGAGGAGGGCAAGCTGCTCCCCTCCCGCCGCAGCTCCATCCTCAGCACCCTCAACGCGCCCTTCGCCAGCCGCCGGAGCTcgctcggcgcggcgcccgggggcaagcgccccgctgccggcccTTGGATGCTCCACAGCCGCGTCAGCTTCTCGGGGCTCCCCCTTTTCCAGCCCATCCAGGAGACTCGCTACGAGAACACCTACAAGATGCAGCCAGACGAGGGCTGCAAGTTCAATGCCTGCCGGGTGCAGCGGGTGCTGGAGTCGGCCCTGGCCAGCTCGCTGGGGGATGTGGTGTACGGCGCCCAGAGCGGCACCCAGCTGGCCCACAGCCTGGCCGACCTTGTGCGGAGCCGGGCGAAGGAGGTGGTGCCGCCCCGCTACAAGCTTGTCTGCCATGTGCTGCTGGGCCAGCGGGGCCAGCAGAGCATGCTCGTGGCCAGCCGGGCGCTGTGGGACCCCCAGAGCGACAGCTTCGCCTCGGCCACCTTCTCCAACGCCTCCCTCTTTGCCGTGGCCACGGTGCATGGGCTCTACTTTGAGTAG
- the BTBD19 gene encoding BTB/POZ domain-containing protein 19 isoform X1: protein MGRAAAGRPPPPPPLPPPPPAAAAAAGALLPPVSGLLRVPPARSRQRPMARSCSARLHGEAAAFTAALRSLVNNPQFSDVTFVVGQEKREVFAHRCVLACRCQAFQGMLSQVPAGGEGPPGSVPPQGPLVLGNVQPEVFLAVIEFLYTNCVTLNSHIALEVLTSSVEYGLQDLCKLCVEFLKETLSVEQVCEALQLPWVPLCPASVPSLGYPGGVSKTPWRSIIWRSCSKAAVTYGQADLQQHCLAFIEGCTAAVVRTRGFHELSDAALARVLRSDRLAVDELELVQAVREWAHVSSAVLERPVPEVAALPVRELRLPLLAPSELATLESHNRRDRLIPVESIAAAWRCHALRKGGGVPSRLCRPRRGTRPRDHHRHLHPRAK, encoded by the exons ATGGGCCGtgccgcggccggccggcctcctcctcctcctcctcttcctcctcctccccccgccgccgccgccgccgccggggccctcCTGCCTCCCGTCTCCGGCCTGCTCCGCGTTCCTCCGGCGCGCTCCCGGCAGCGGCCCATGGCCCGCTCCTGCTCGGCGCGGCTGCACGGCGAGGCGGCCGCCTTCACCGCCGCCCTCCGCTCCCTCGTCAACAACCCGCAGTTCAG CGACGTGACATTCGTGGTGGGCCAGGAGAAGCGGGAGGTGTTTGCACACCGCTGCGTCCTGGCCTGCCGCTGCCAGGCCTTCCAGGGGATGCTGAGCCAGGTGCCGGCGGGTGGCGAGGGTCCCCCTGGCAGCGTCCCACCGCAGGGCCCCCTCGTCCTGGGCAACGTGCAGCCCGAGGTCTTCCTGGCCGTCATTGAGTTCCTCTACACCAACTGCGTGACCCTCAACAGCCACATT gccctggAGGTGCTGACCTCGTCGGTGGAGTATGGCCTGCAGGACCTGTGCAAG CTCTGCGTCGAGTTCCTCAAGGAGACGCTGAGCGTGGAGCAGGTCTGCGAGGCGCTGCAG ctcccttgGGTGCCCTTGTGCCCAGCCAGTGTCCCCTCCCTTGGCTACCCTGGGGGAGTATCCAAAACCCCGTGGAGGTCCATCATCTGGAGATCCTGCAGCAAG GCCGCGGTGACCTACGGGCAGGCGGATctccagcagcactgcctgGCGTTCATCGAGGGCTGCACGGCG GCGGTCGTGCGGACGCGGGGCTTCCACGAGCTGTCGGACGCGGCGCTGGCGCGGGTGCTGCGCAGCGACCGCCTGGCCGTCGACGAGCTGGAGCTGGTGCAGGCCGTGCGGGAGTGGGCGCACGTGAGCTCG GCCGTGCTGGAGCGCCCGGTGCCCGAGGTGGCCGCGCTGCCCGTCCGCGAGCTCCGCTTGCCCTTGCTGGCGCCCAGCGAGCTGGCGACGCTGGAGAGCCACAACCGGCGGGACCGGCTCATCCCG GTGGAGAGCATCGCGGCGGCCTGGCGGTGCCACGCGCTGAGGAAGGGCGGCGGCGTGCCCTCGCGCCtctgccggccccggcggggcacGCGGCCCCGCGACCACCACCGCCACCTGCACCCCCGCGCCAAGTAG